Proteins encoded by one window of Chondromyces crocatus:
- a CDS encoding TspO/MBR family protein — MLNRQVRSLLSLAVFGGLTAAAAVVGSRVTRPKRDVWYRALRKPVFQPPPVVFPIVWTGLYALMAISANRVAWAPKSADRSAALALWAAQLGLNAAWTPLFFGKHRPQLALADMTALIGTVSAYTAVAQRVDAKAPLLMAPYLGWLGLAGAINAEIIRKNPLLASDALVGR, encoded by the coding sequence ATGCTCAACCGACAGGTGCGCTCTCTGCTCAGCCTCGCCGTGTTCGGCGGCCTCACGGCGGCAGCTGCCGTGGTGGGGAGCCGCGTCACCCGACCGAAACGCGACGTCTGGTACCGAGCGCTGCGCAAACCCGTGTTTCAGCCACCCCCCGTGGTGTTCCCGATCGTGTGGACCGGCCTGTACGCATTGATGGCCATCTCCGCGAACCGCGTCGCCTGGGCACCGAAGAGCGCCGATCGAAGCGCCGCGCTCGCGCTCTGGGCGGCGCAGCTCGGTCTGAACGCGGCGTGGACCCCGCTCTTCTTCGGCAAGCACCGACCGCAGCTCGCGCTCGCGGACATGACCGCGCTGATCGGGACGGTCTCCGCTTACACCGCGGTTGCACAGCGGGTCGACGCCAAAGCCCCGCTCCTCATGGCGCCCTACCTGGGGTGGCTCGGCCTCGCTGGCGCGATCAACGCAGAGATCATCCGGAAGAACCCGCTGCTCGCCAGCGACGCCCTGGTGGGTCGCTGA